A genomic segment from Maniola jurtina chromosome 16, ilManJurt1.1, whole genome shotgun sequence encodes:
- the LOC123872918 gene encoding uncharacterized protein LOC123872918 isoform X2 has translation MKLFWCCVAAVLLAITSAAVDVEKTVQQVQSILKANALLPRLTRAEIIDLLNDIREEDAKSKPISGQKTNEIKTTTTKQKPVELTTIAHSNEKDNEINTSSKLSEAVDVSSNGKYGFKPVESTTKSSGATLTVVLPYTPRDGSSLQELYTRPPRLQLVPEEVTPKPVKPSKSGTKVDQSVKNHGKGPNKQKFDFPAELQAFLDAHGLKGKPGQDNFLLPLDGFKPLPPAKIVDGNVQLPENLLLTYDLISPSDLTKSSTKDQEFAQTNFLYEPLRPEIHFELDTSSSESKHTVLPLDLPKPRKTKAIQESPKPNYEPIDYDSIKVIPLPQGPNPVEDEVNLNANPDQNKRQTNETSVPDSESTTTTESTNTESDAKTSGDIEPDVVASNADAGASIADLEDSFGGAVPAEPGDSELPPPRKNGFYWMVDWNSFLEVGDGDTKVNIRFEPKLGDPQMFLPVTVP, from the exons ATGAAGCTGTTCTGGTGCTGTGTAGCGGCAGTATTGCTAGCAATAACCAGCGCTGCGGTCGACGTTGAAAAAACAGTACAACAAGTGCAGAGCATACTCAAGGCGAATGCTTTATTACCCAGATTAACAAGAGCTGAAATAATAGATCTACTTAATGATATAAGAGAAGAAGACGCTAAAAGTAAACCAATATCTGGACAAAAAACTAATGAAATTAAAACTACAACTACAAAACAGAAGCCTGTCGAGTTAACGACAATAgcacattcaaatgaaaaagATAATGAAATCAACACGTCATCAAAACTATCAGAAGCAGTTGATGTCAGTTCTAACGGAAAATATGGTTTCAAACCAGTTGAATCCACTACTAAATCTAGTGGGGCAACTCTGACAGTTGTTTTGCCTTATACTCCTCGCGACGGATCATCACTGCAAGAATTGTATACGAGACCTCCTCGTCTCCAACTCGTACCTGAGGAAGTCACACCTAAACCAGTTAAGCCATCAAAATCAGGTACAAAAGTTGATCAATCTGTGAAAAATCATGGAAAAGGTCCCAATAAACagaaatttgattttccagctGAATTACAGGCATTCTTAGATGCACATGGGCTAAAAGGTAAACCAGGACAAGACAACTTTTTACTACCCCTAGACGGATTCAAGCCTTTGCCACCAGCTAAAATAGTGGATGGAAATGTACAACTACCAGAAAACTTATTGCTCACTTATGATCTTATATCACCATCAGATTTAACAAAATCATCAACTAAGGATCAAGAATTTGCTCAAACTAATTTCTTATATGAGCCTTTACGTCCCGAAATACATTTTGAATTGGACACTTCATCATCTGAATCCAAACACACCGTACTACCACTCGATTTGCCAAAACCGAGAAAAACCAAAGCCATTCAAGAATCACCAAAACCTAATTATGAACCTATAGATTACGATTCTATAAAAGTTATACCACTACCGCAAGGTCCAAATCCAGTGGAAGATGAAGTTAATTTGAATGCTAATCCGGATCAAAATAAGAGACAGACAAATGAAACAAGTGTTCCTGATAGTGAAAGCACCACAACTACTGAATCTACGAATACTGAAAGTGACGCAAAAACCTCAGGAGATA TTGAGCCAGACGTCGTCGCTTCAAATGCAGATGCAGGCGCATCTATTGCCGATCTCGAGGATTCTTTCGGCGGAGCTGTACCTGCAGAACCTGGAGACTCGGAACTCCCCCCACCCCGGAAAAACGGCTTCTACTGGATGGTAGATTGGAACAGTTTTCTAGAAGTAGGGGATGGTGATACAAAAGTGAACATTCGGTTTGAACCCAAACTTGGTGATCCACAAATGTTCCTACCTGTCACCGTACCGTGA
- the LOC123872918 gene encoding uncharacterized protein LOC123872918 isoform X1 codes for MKLFWCCVAAVLLAITSAAVDVEKTVQQVQSILKANALLPRLTRAEIIDLLNDIREEDAKSKPISGQKTNEIKTTTTKQKPVELTTIAHSNEKDNEINTSSKLSEAVDVSSNGKYGFKPVESTTKSSGATLTVVLPYTPRDGSSLQELYTRPPRLQLVPEEVTPKPVKPSKSGTKVDQSVKNHGKGPNKQKFDFPAELQAFLDAHGLKGKPGQDNFLLPLDGFKPLPPAKIVDGNVQLPENLLLTYDLISPSDLTKSSTKDQEFAQTNFLYEPLRPEIHFELDTSSSESKHTVLPLDLPKPRKTKAIQESPKPNYEPIDYDSIKVIPLPQGPNPVEDEVNLNANPDQNKRQTNETSVPDSESTTTTESTNTESDAKTSGDTESDAKVSGAVEPDVVASNADAGASIADLEDSFGGAVPAEPGDSELPPPRKNGFYWMVDWNSFLEVGDGDTKVNIRFEPKLGDPQMFLPVTVP; via the coding sequence ATGAAGCTGTTCTGGTGCTGTGTAGCGGCAGTATTGCTAGCAATAACCAGCGCTGCGGTCGACGTTGAAAAAACAGTACAACAAGTGCAGAGCATACTCAAGGCGAATGCTTTATTACCCAGATTAACAAGAGCTGAAATAATAGATCTACTTAATGATATAAGAGAAGAAGACGCTAAAAGTAAACCAATATCTGGACAAAAAACTAATGAAATTAAAACTACAACTACAAAACAGAAGCCTGTCGAGTTAACGACAATAgcacattcaaatgaaaaagATAATGAAATCAACACGTCATCAAAACTATCAGAAGCAGTTGATGTCAGTTCTAACGGAAAATATGGTTTCAAACCAGTTGAATCCACTACTAAATCTAGTGGGGCAACTCTGACAGTTGTTTTGCCTTATACTCCTCGCGACGGATCATCACTGCAAGAATTGTATACGAGACCTCCTCGTCTCCAACTCGTACCTGAGGAAGTCACACCTAAACCAGTTAAGCCATCAAAATCAGGTACAAAAGTTGATCAATCTGTGAAAAATCATGGAAAAGGTCCCAATAAACagaaatttgattttccagctGAATTACAGGCATTCTTAGATGCACATGGGCTAAAAGGTAAACCAGGACAAGACAACTTTTTACTACCCCTAGACGGATTCAAGCCTTTGCCACCAGCTAAAATAGTGGATGGAAATGTACAACTACCAGAAAACTTATTGCTCACTTATGATCTTATATCACCATCAGATTTAACAAAATCATCAACTAAGGATCAAGAATTTGCTCAAACTAATTTCTTATATGAGCCTTTACGTCCCGAAATACATTTTGAATTGGACACTTCATCATCTGAATCCAAACACACCGTACTACCACTCGATTTGCCAAAACCGAGAAAAACCAAAGCCATTCAAGAATCACCAAAACCTAATTATGAACCTATAGATTACGATTCTATAAAAGTTATACCACTACCGCAAGGTCCAAATCCAGTGGAAGATGAAGTTAATTTGAATGCTAATCCGGATCAAAATAAGAGACAGACAAATGAAACAAGTGTTCCTGATAGTGAAAGCACCACAACTACTGAATCTACGAATACTGAAAGTGACGCAAAAACCTCAGGAGATACTGAAAGTGACGCAAAAGTTTCCGGAGCAGTTGAGCCAGACGTCGTCGCTTCAAATGCAGATGCAGGCGCATCTATTGCCGATCTCGAGGATTCTTTCGGCGGAGCTGTACCTGCAGAACCTGGAGACTCGGAACTCCCCCCACCCCGGAAAAACGGCTTCTACTGGATGGTAGATTGGAACAGTTTTCTAGAAGTAGGGGATGGTGATACAAAAGTGAACATTCGGTTTGAACCCAAACTTGGTGATCCACAAATGTTCCTACCTGTCACCGTACCGTGA